A part of Cotesia glomerata isolate CgM1 linkage group LG4, MPM_Cglom_v2.3, whole genome shotgun sequence genomic DNA contains:
- the LOC123262406 gene encoding uncharacterized protein LOC123262406 isoform X1 has product MTRQSRGVLMILSLLSVTLNVKSSITDSSEAELIDETEIIATTTKRTLPDRCLVKTDTGPCKYYIHKWTFNKAENKCRTFVYGGCLGNENRFNSQLECLHYCIGGPNYTLPSYMVTKGSVFVTTSTTTTSTVPTTTPSTPSPTFIPPEPTRPPVPKHKRGKELTFMESGYEKTFMFAQSNTFIQLDGSGIKTFQLRLCREISFQFRTKLPHGLLVYHSVKDRPESLDPYALYVIVEKGQLKVVHVFGKASTSLTVGEGLNRDEWHSVLVRIDVHGAKLIARVDDKQEETTLEVLERVINYGVSEDLASVVLIGGLSSEERLHGVKYIIESFVGCIKDMVLSSGKSASDLLPIRPLIATKHENVKEGCINKCWTRENLCFIGSQCINHYNSLTCDCFGTRYEGERCDVYTATILTLRGSSYVSFRVYDWKDRVHSSVNRLSLMFKTRWDDSVLFYASGEIDGTAHYVSASIINKKVHISLDFGHDSKITTTLGDYVNSNHWNNLTIFHNGSQVTVSLDYETQILEIPGDNHYMIIDPEIYIGGGPELHKKRGLMSYNNFAGALKYVFYNDKSIIYELKKSNPMVHYIGVLQPEYYEVDVDVIPITYPFAGSHIWWPIARTDSLMLNFDFQSSEPVAVVASGDVKSDQGIGYWELRLVNDEMRFQLIPVLSENITVSSSVKFPPDNKTSWHAVELNYTKGELNIIVDYRHKQGKLFAMTFELGDKVIIGSGKSDAGLVGCMRNIKVNDEVIEPRYVINTERVVGEVALDNCQFVDPCKRPNTCEHGGKCSVKENKITCDCSDTGYIGKNCHFAQYRKTCEELALLGYTQDDVYKIDIDGNGRFPPALVKCEFQSIEDATKTIVEHNLPSQVDVRSIAEDDFSFNITYRQFTGEMLQELISHSLYCSQYVKYDCYKAPLDLHSATWFHGSKETIVDHIGNANRGSCPCGTNRTCVNPELSCNCDVSAGKWLSDEGYYESPDSLGVMKMVFIQQKDLEDDAQGRITLGPLECVETNTQKYVVTFTTSQSYIEVPGWRKGDIAFSFRTTGEKAILLYQPPIRSNYPSFMVVLTSEYRLTFNFTLNTGANREMEVKSRRKLNNGEWQKIWIDYNDYHVRFMINTDFQMVELLPEEEFGPFEGSMFIGGATAEHLKTSEVRQGLIGCFRGLVVNGEILDIHSYMSVHLSEIIKDCKPSCQPNKCQNGARCVELWSNFECVCENKWAHQGTFCETNINSKALTFSSPGAFLKKNYFGSGADEEKLLLKSMLMENILINLRTYDTHSLILYANDHLNNFAHLYISNGTSIVYLFNTGNEIKNITVQYPGVNTGISVQIAIVRGPTSTTLHVNNHNVTLDAIPLLLDTYSNKPWINPEKEVLAPQRPPAPPTDYFQVNLGGFDPDNLLRVGKEGNLIQGYVGCLRGLMIAEYLVDLPNLASEANHEGSKGVLPNCQMKCDAMPCKNLGICTEDFGKQESSCNCELTSYFGENCADEKGADFSGESNLQRGFELEGEVKQVKVQLAFSTNDLRQRTSALLLLQTENKRTYYLLVALTSEGQLIFEEDREGSTYGVRLNDRNFLNGARHSVYYVRDNNTATLMIDREPVQLLPIPVLSINDDDNDNHQEEDESPGSTEIQLGGLNTTDPRFTAYKGYTGCLSNVIVSINGGAMMKPLEEYMLFTKKGSETVRASIPAGVRSAQCAVFHAQPRGLEPPRNDSVGRDRAWVEDPPARVPYKSIYNDETKEEQGAGTYIFIVLVCVFVFAVLGCIYEVIRSARRDRKRRRARASAAVSGSGSPGGSKRWQPTYANSVVGPSGVKTVGFKTIIEDEKRPNGTHNKISVKEYKSVPNSESKNDVSNDKKVFIKDEDSEKKELLGVNTGTGPKPAKPNPFSMEDLTEEPELEEREQEEEEVNEEEEEDEVDKSSTSPEIEAQVLVKPVPVRNQALKRLPPVLPPVLPPGFTGISGKRLLETNFSITGLNEIKTNEYIVGGNEMKNGAVQRPLSLDFSEPTTEINNKTRPESLYVEKVTAKMFDVPKME; this is encoded by the exons ATGACGAGACAATCAAGGGGGGTCTTAATGATCCTGAGTCTGTTGAGTGTAACACTGAATGTGAAGTCGAGTATCACAGACTCATCGGAAGCGGAATTAATCGACGAGACAGAAATAATAGCAACGACGACGAAGCGTACGTTGCCCGATCGCTGTTTGGTGAAAACAGACACCGGTCCTTGCAAATATTATATTCACAAATGGACGTTCAACAAAGCCGAGAATAAATGCAGAACTTTTGTTTACGGAGGCTGTTTAGGAAACGAAAACAGATTCAACTCTCAGCTAGAATGTCTGCATTATTGTATCGGCGGTCCCAATT aTACTCTGCCATCTTATATGGTGACAAAAGGAAGCGTTTTTGTTACAACGAGTACTACTACGACAAGTACTGTGCCTACAACGACGCCAAGCACTCCTTCACCTACATTTATCCCTCCAGAACCGACGAGACCTCCGGTTCCAAAACACAAACGAGGAAAG gAATTAACATTCATGGAATCTGGTTACGAAAAAACATTCATGTTCGCCCAAAGCAATACATTCATTCAACTCGACGGAAGTGGAATAAAAACATTTCAACTGCGTTTGTGCCGCGAAATATCCTTCCAATTTCGGACGAAACTCCCCCATGGACTTTTGGTCTACCACAGTGTAAAAGATCGCCCAGAAAGCTTGGACCCATATGCTCTGTACGTAATTGTAGAAAAAGGACAACTTAAAGTCGTCCACGTGTTTGGCAAAGCTTCTACGAGTTTAACCGTCGGAGAGGGCCTCAATCGCGACGAATGGCATAGCGTTCTTGTACGTATAGACGTTCACGGTGCCAAATTAATCGCCCGTGTCGATGATAAACAAGAAGAAACTACTCTTGAAGTTCTAGAACGTGTCATAAATTACGGGGTCTCGGAAGATCTTGCATCGGTCGTTCTTATCGGCG gaTTGAGTTCAGAAGAAAGATTACATGGTGTTAAATATATCATTGAATCTTTCGTAGGATGTATCAAAGATATGGTATTAAGTTCTGGAAAATCAGCAAGTGATTTACTTCCAATACGTCCTTTAATTGCAACCAAACATGAAAATGTTAAAGAAGGCTGTATCAATAA aTGTTGGACGAGAGAAAATTTGTGTTTTATTGGCAGTCAATGTATCAATCATTACAACAGTTTGACATGTGATTGTTTCGGAACAAGATATGAGGGAGAACGTTGTGACGTTTaca CTGCGACAATTTTAACTCTCCGAGGGTCTTCATACGTGTCTTTCAGAGTTTACGATTGGAAAGACCGAGTTCATTCTTCTGTTAATCGACTAAGTTTAATGTTCAAA ACACGTTGGGATGACTCTGTACTGTTTTACGCATCCGGCGAGATAGACGGTACGGCTCACTACGTATCAGCCagcataattaataaaaaagttcatATTTCCCTTGACTTTGGTCACGACTCAAAGATAACTACGACCTTAGGTGATTACGTTAACTCGAATCACTggaataatttaacaatatttcaTAATGGCTCTCAAGTGACTGTAAGTCTTGATTACGAAACTCAAATACTTGAAATACCTGGTGATAATCATTACATGATTATTGACCCGGAAATTTATATTGGCGGGGGTCCTGAATTGCACAAAAAAAGGGGTCTTATGTCTTACAATAATTTTgcag gCGCACTAAAGTACGTTTTTTATAACGACAAGTCAATAATATATgagctcaaaaaatcaaatccaATGGTTCATTACATAGGAGTACTTCAACCAGAATATTATGAAGTGGATGTCGACGTAATTCCAATAACTTACCCGTTCGCGGGGAGTCATATCTGGTGGCCAATAGCCAGAACTGATTCTCTGATGCTTAATTTCGACTTCCAAAGCTCAGAACCGGTGGCCGTAGTCGCTTCTGGCGACGTTAAAAGCGACCAAGGTATCGGATACTGGGAG ttgAGACTTGTCAACGATGAGATGAGATTTCAGTTGATTCCAGTTTTAAGTGAAAATATAACTGTTTCCTCTTCCGTTAAATTTCCGCCGGATAACAAGACATCTTGGCATGCAGTTGAGCTCAATTACACCAAGGGTGAACTCAACATTATTGTAGACTATAGACATAAACAGGGAAAATTGTTCGCGATGACCTTCGAACTCGGTGACAAAGTTATTATCGGTAGCGGTAAAAGCGATGCag gTTTAGTCGGTTGTATGAGaaatataaaagttaatgATGAAGTTATTGAACCGCGGTATGTTATTAATACTGAGAGAGTTGTTGGTGAAGTTGCTTTGGACAATTGCCAATTTGTTGATCCTTGTAAGAGGCCAAACACTTGTGAACATGGAGGAAAATGTTCTGTcaaagaaaacaaaattacTTGTGATTGCAGCGATACCGGATACATtggaaaaaattgtcattttg cgcAATATCGTAAAACCTGTGAAGAATTGGCATTATTAGGATACACCCAAGATGACgtttataaaatagatatagACGGGAACGGTAGATTTCCTCCAGCATTAGTAAAATGTGAATTTCAATCAATCGAGGATGCAACTAAAACAATTGTGGAGCATAATTTACCATCTCAAGTAGACGTAAGATCAATAGCGGAAGatgatttttctttcaatataACTTATCGGCAATTTACCGGTGAAATGCTGCAAGAATTGATTTCACACTCACTATACTGCAGTCAGTACGTTAAATATGACTGCTACAAAGCGCCTTTGGACCTTCATAGTGCCACTTGGTTCCACGGTTCCAAAGAAACGATCGTTGATCATATTGGAAATGCTAATCGTGGCTCCTGCCCTTGTGGAA CAAATAGAACATGTGTAAATCCGGAATTAAGCTGCAATTGCGATGTTTCCGCTGGTAAATGGCTTTCAGATGAAGGTTACTATGAAAGTCCTGACTCTTTAGGTGTCATGAAGATGGTTTTTATTCAGCAGAAGGATTTGGAAGACGACGCTCAAGGAAGGATAACACTTGGGCCTCTAGAATGCGTTgaaacaa aTACACAAAAATACGTCGTTACCTTTACGACTTCCCAATCGTACATCGAAGTTCCAGGATGGCGTAAAGGCGACATAGCTTTTAGTTTCCGTACAACTGGAGAAAAGGCTATTCTTTTATACCAACCTCCGATTAGAAGCAACTACCCTTCGTTTATGGTCGTACTGACTTCTGAATACCGccttacttttaattttactctaAATACCGGAGCGAATCGTGAAATGGAAGTGAAAAGCCGTCGAAAACTAAACAACGGTGAATGGCAGAAAATTTGGATCGACTACAATGACTACCATGTTCGATTTATGATCAATACTGACTTCCAAATGGTTGAATTACTGCCTGAAGAAGAGTTTGGACCGTTTGAGGGCTCAATGTTCATTGGTGGAGCAACTGC GGAGCACTTGAAAACTTCAGAAGTAAGGCAAGGCTTGATTGGATGTTTCCGTGGTTTGGTTGTCAATGGAGAAATTTTGGACATCCATAGTTACATGTCAGTTCACTTATcagaaattattaaagattgtAAGCCATCATGTCAACCAAACAAGTGCCAAAATGGTGCGAGATGCGTCGAGCTCTGGAGTAATTTCGAATGTGTGTGCGAAAATAAATGGGCGCATCAAGGAACATTTTGCGAAacaa atATCAACAGCAAAGCACTGACATTTTCATCTCCGGGTGCATTTCTGAAGAAGAACTACTTTGGGTCCGGTGCTGATGAAGAGAAGCTACTGCTGAAGAGTATGCTGATGGAGAATATCCTGATAAATCTCCGGACCTACGACACCCACTCGCTAATCCTGTACGCCAATGACCACCTGAACAACTTTGCTCATCTCTACATATCCAACGGGACCAGCATTGTCTACTTGTTTAACACCGGGAACGAGATAAAGAACATCACCGTCCAGTATCCAG GAGTAAACACCGGGATATCGGTTCAAATCGCTATTGTCAGAGGTCCAACTTCAACTACGCTACATGTTAATAATCACAATGTCACGCTGGATGCTATACCGCTCCTGCTGGATACTTATTCCAATAAGCCGTGGATCAATCCAGAGAAGGAAGTCTTGGCACCACAACGACCACCTGCTCCGCCAACGGATTACtttcaa GTTAATTTAGGAGGATTTGATCCAGACAATCTTCTTCGGGTTGGAAAAGAAGGGAATCTTATTCAAGGATACGTCGGGTGTCTTCGAGGTCTCATGATCGCTGAATATCTTGTAGATCTTCCAAATCTGGCTAGTGAAGCTAATCACGAAGGAAGCAAAGGGGTTTTGCCAAATTGTCAAATGAAATGTGACGCTATGCCGTGTAAAAATCTTGGAATTTGCACGGAAGACTTTGGCAAGCAAGAATCTTCTTGTAATTGCGAGTTGACTTCTTATTTTGGAGAAAATTGTGCTGAtg aaAAAGGCGCTGATTTCAGCGGTGAAAGTAATCTGCAAAGAGGCTTTGAGTTAGAAGGCGAAGTAAAACAAGTTAAAGTTCAGTTGGCCTTTTCCACAAACGACTTACGGCAACGAACATCAGCGTTATTATTACTACAAACTGAAAACAA gAGAACTTACTATCTGCTGGTAGCATTGACTTCGGAAGGTCAGTTGATTTTTGAAGAGGATAGAGAAGGTTCAACTTACGGAGTTCGATTAAATGATAGGAATTTTTTGAATGGTGCAAGGCATAGTGTTTATTACGTACGAGATAATAATACTGCTACTTtaatg attgatCGTGAACCTGTACAATTATTACCAATTCCCGTTTTAAGTATCAATGacgatgataatgataatcacCAGGAAGAAGATGAAAGTCCTGGGTCTACTGAGATTCAATTAGGTGGCCTCAATACCACTGATCCTCGATTTACTGCTTACAAAGGCTACACAGGGTGTCTCAGTA ATGTCATTGTTTCTATTAACGGAGGAGCGATGATGAAACCATTAGAAGAATATAtgttatttactaaaaaaggCAGTGAAACAGTGAGGGCGTCTATTCCGGCGGGTGTCAGAAGTGCTCAATGCGCTGTTTTTCATGCTCAACCGCGAGGTCTCGAACCTCCAAGAAATGACAGTGTC GGTCGAGATAGAGCGTGGGTAGAAGACCCACCTGCAAGAGTTCCATACAAATCGATATACAATGACGAAACTAAAGAAGAACAAGGAGCCGGCAcctatatttttatagttcTCGTTTGTGTATTTGTATTTGCAGTACTTGGATGTATTTACGAAGTAATAAGAAGTGCAAGACGTGATCGGAAACGGAGACGAGCTCGTGCTTCAGCTGCTGTTTCAGGCAGCGGATCTCCTGGCGGTTCTAAACGATGGCAACCAACTTATGCTAATTCTGTCGTAGGTCCATCTGGAGTTAAAACTGTcggatttaaaacaattattgaaGATGAAAAAAGACCCAATGGtactcataataaaatttctgttaAAGAGTACAAATCGGTACCTAATTCAGAGTCCAAAAATGATGTttctaatgataaaaaagtcTTTATAAAAG atgAAGATTCAGAGAAGAAAGAATTACTAGGGGTAAATACAGGCACCGGACCAAAACCTGCGAAACCGAATCCATtt TCAATGGAAGACTTAACTGAAGAGCCGGAGCTTGAAGAACGCGagcaagaagaagaagaagtaaACGAAGAAGAGGAGGAAGATGAAGTTGACAAAAGTTCAACAAGTCCGGAAATAGAAGCTCAAGTACTCGTCAAACCTGTTCCGGTAAGAAATCAAGCATTAAAACGTCTTCCACCGGTTCTACCGCCGGTCCTTCCACCGGGATTTACGGGTATATCTGGAAAACGTTTACTGGAAACAAACTTTTCAATAACTGGTCTCAATGAAATAAAGACAAACGAATATATCGTCGGAGgtaatgaaatgaaaaatggCGCCGTTCAAAGACCTCTGAGCTTAGATTTCAGTGAACCAACCActgaaataaacaataaaacacGTCCAGAAAGTTTGTATGTCGAAAAAGTAACTGCTAAAATGTTTGATGTGCCAAAGatggaataa